Sequence from the Orcinus orca chromosome 11, mOrcOrc1.1, whole genome shotgun sequence genome:
ggttTTCAAATGTTATGTATAGACTTCTGAACTTTTTTTATATTGTCCCCCCCCCcgcaaaataccacaaacttttCTAAGTAGCATTAATTTCctggtatctattttatatctatgCATTTTACAGAACTCTTATTGAATCTAGTAGGGTCTGTTTCTTTGTATAGTCAGAtcatctataaattataaatttctctcttcctttttaatactTGTTATTTCCTATTTCTAAATCAGGTTTTAATGCATtgatgagaattttaaaacaacatcAAAGTAATAATCCCCATTTGTtcctgagtttttattttttctacagaATGCTTATCATGTTTCACCATcacatgtattttgttttgttttgttttgttttgtttttgtggtacacgggcctctcactgttgtggtctctcccgttgcggagcacaggctccggacgtgcaggctcagcggccatggctcatgggcccagccgctccgcagcatgtgggatcttcccggaccggggcacgaacccctgtcccctgcatcggcaggcggactctcaaccactgtgccaccagggaagccccatcacatGTATTTTAAAGCAGTTATTCTTTTATCAAGCTAGGAAGACATTTCTAcatttctcccacctcctcccaacCTTTTTGTTGGTTAAAAAAACaggtacaaaagctttgaagtaaGAATATACTTagaaagttaataaaattaatagatatagtcaggcaaattttttttctttttaaagcaagtttactgattcactttcctcttttgttttagGTACATACCTATGTCAACACTACAGGTGTACAAGAAGAACGGAAAAACCGTGCAAGTGTGCATGTCCCATTGGAGGCGAGGGTTTCTAATGCTGAAAGCAACACACCAAAAGAAGAACCAAGTAATATTGAGGACAGGGACCCTCAGATTCTTCTTGAACCTGAAGGAGTCAAGTTTGTCTTAGGACCAACCCCAGTTCAAAAGCAATTAATGGAAAAAGAGAAACTGGAACAACTTGGAAGAGATCAAGTCAGTGGAAGTGGTGCGAATAACATGGAATGGGACACTGGCTATGACAGTGATGAACGAAGAGACGCGCCCTCTGTTAACAAACTGGTGTATGAAAATCTAAATGGGCTATCTCTCCCCAGTGCGTCAGGGCTCAGGAGAGGTCGTCTGCCGTCCACCAGTACCTCAGATACCCAGAATATCAACAACTCAGCTCAGAGAAGAACTGCATTGTTAAACTACGAAAATCTACCATCTTTGCCTCCTGTTTGGGAAGCCCGCAAGCTAAGTAGGGATGAAGATGACAATTTAGGACCAAAGACCCCATCTCTAAATGGCTACCATAATAATCTTGATCCAATGCATAACTATGTAAATACAGAGAATGTAACAGTGCCGGCAAGTGCTCACAAAATAGAATATTCAAGGCGTCGGGACTGTACACCGACAGTCTTTAACTTTGATATCAGACGCCCAAGTTTAGAACACAGGCAGCTCAATTACATACAGGTTGACTTGGAAGGTGGCAGTGACTCTGACAACCCTCAGACTCCAAAAACGCCTACCACTCCCCTTCCACAGACCCCTACCAGACGCACAGAGCTGTATGCTGTGATAGACATCGAGAGAACTGCTGCTATGTCAAATCTGCAGAAAGCACTGCCGCGAGACGATGGTACATCTAGGAAAACTAGACACAATAGTACTGATCTGCCCATGTGAGCCCAGAAACCATTACATTGTTTGCACCtttgtgaagttttaaaaaatgaagatgcaagtgcttcatttttatttctaaacactaaCTCCTTTTATAGactgataaaaaatttttttctgactatttcatgtgcttctttaaagggaaattaaaatgtagaGCAGGTACTCATAAAAGAACACTAATTTCATTCTATACTACTCATTACTGTACAGCAGCATTCCCATTTTCACAGTGCCTATTTAAAATGAGAATTGAAGTGAGTGACATGCTGGTCAATTTTTATTAAGATTCTGGACTCATGCATATCATTCACGTCTAAGTCATGGttggcatttaaagcatattataAAGCCTCTTGATAATGTGCATTGCTAACAGATAACTCTAGGCTTTGAAAGTACTATTTGTAGATTTACTATTCATGGTATGTGACCTCCAGCATGTAACATGAGGAATCCTTTATTTCATTAATTGTAGGCTTTTTGACTTGAGCCAGGACATATGTATGGAAATAGAAGTACCACACCTCCTATGTACCAGTCAGTTCCTTAGCCTTCAGCGTTTCTAGAAAGAGCCCTACGTTCGTGAACATGGTTTGCTGTTGGTGTGTTGAAAGGCAGGAAAGAGACGAGGTTTTCTCTTTACTCATCTCATGGTGTCATTTGAAAGGCATGCCCAGATATCTTAGTCAGAATTACACATAGGCTCAAGAATCAGTCTCAGGTCACTTTAtccaaaaacatttgaaaatctgAACCATGATCTCTTGAAAGTTTCTCTCCTACAGATTATTAACAGTAACATTGTTTTCTGGAGGCATTTGTGCCATTAGATTGCCATTTACCTTCAAGTTTTTCCTTTGGTGTTTGGGATGTCTAATTTTGTTGCTTCATGTCTTTTTCAATTTAGGATGTTTGAGTTTGTATATAGTTTTGAAATTGGATtatgtgttcatttttgtttagtttgcatttttgtcAAATTGTGGTTTTGAAGGTTCATTTGGAACTTACTGTTATTCTATAACAGGGTTGCCCTTGCccagtatttatttatatgcCGTTTACTTTTCAAGTTGATAAAAGCATTCTcacaattttaaatttcacttgtgtTCATAGGTGATCTCTTAAGcagctgagaagaaaaaaaaaaaggaagctactTTTAACATGCAAATTTCCCTAAAGGTACTGTGTTTTCTCTGTGGGCACTCTCCCAGCACTTTAGCAGTGATCCCCTCAGTCACACGGCTGCAGCTGTACTTTGCCCACTGTCGTGCTCCTCAGCTCTGCTGTCCTTTCACTCATAGCTGGATCTTGGGTTATCCCTTGATTTTAATAGAATGTTAAAATTGTTGCCAGCATAGCAGGTACAGTGGAAGTCTTATAGCAATGACATTGTGTCATAATTTAGGATTGAAAATGAATTGAAGTTTATATAAACTGATGAGAGTCCATATGTCTAGCTCTTGGAAAATCAAGAAGTTTCCAGTTTCCCAAATCCTAGAGAAGATAAGAGCAGGTAGAGTGGAAAGAAGGTTAGATATCCTTGCAAAATACGTCGCTGTCTCCTCTAAATATGAGGAAATTTGAGATTTTGGTCTGGATCTACCAGATGTAACTAAGGTTAATTTAGCATGAAAAATTTCAGTCATATAGCATCCAATCTGTTCCATAAATGACCTAATTATAGGACAGTGAATGGATTAGCAAAATAATAGGGTGGGaccattataaagaaaataaattattaaagatgTCTTTATCATTTTTAGTGCCACTGGTTTATGTGCATAGCagaatcttctttcttttctgtgaatttgGTGCTTACCAAAGTGTTCACTGTTCTCTAAAAAGAGAGCAGTGGTATAGGTATGCAGTTtccattttaatgtattgttccATTTATGCTTTATTCTGAGTAGATTGCTAATTGTGCCAAATTTATGTGATGATTTTTGTAATGTGGAATAAGAGTTATGATGGAACCAGTGCACATGGTTTTCTCCGAAACAAGCAGTCAAGACAGAACGTTAACCTCCAAACAAAAGGGCTGACCTATTTACTCATTTTGGAGGTTGgatactttcttttcttacttttcctcagccttttcatttttccttccagattctgattagtttttatattttttaagcaaCTATAATATAACCATTGCAATTTATTCTTTCAATACTGtgtgctttaaaaatgaaaatgggacCAATTTGTCTGCTAAGAATTTGAGTTTTAGGTACTACGAGTATTAGGGAAGATGTATACAACTGGTATTAATTTCTAAATGTCTCTGGAAATCACCTGTGTtcctatttaattaaaaataacatagaaCACTATTTGTCCTCTGCAGTAGTCTAGTAATGGGCATTAAGCTCTGTCCTGGAAGAATTGTACCAATTACTGGGTGCATTTTAGAATGAGatattttattgggatataattgtgGCCATATGTTTCAGATTTTCTGAGACAGACCTAATTTtagatattctgttctgttgatagATCACGTGATCCCACTTTTTGGTTTTGGAAATATAGTCATTGATCATATGCTTTTCCCCTAATAGAATCCTGTTTTATCCATATAGATCGTAACAGCTTttatcccagaccagggctggaaacTGATATGGGTATTACATGTGTTTTTTCTTAGTGTGTTTTATTTCCCAGGTTCATCTtcctttcaaaatgaaaatatggtgccttccctccctccaggaaGATTGGCAAATAGTTCCTTTTATTTACTGCTGCTGTGGAGTGATGAGATATGCACTTTACTTTTGAAGACTCAGCAAAAAGCTTTTCACTTCTCAGTAtatccagaatagatcacattttggacTTCAGAAAATTTGCCAAGCAGTCTTTGTTTTTACAGATATTAATGTTGACCCCACAGTTCAGTGTTGTGAGTCAAGCTAGTGTTTGtgtatccctcccccaccaaaaaaaatccGTGGCGCAAAGTATAAAAATGTACCTCAATAATGTTCTATTAAAAATGGGACAGGGGCCTTATGTTTTCATAATTTCCCAATAATGTGCCACCATATTTTTGCCTCAAGGTAAAGGTCTTAACAAGCTAAAAAAtacatcccatttccccttgtGCTGTTCCTAACCCATAATGTCCAAGTGTTTTGTGCaatgtgtagtgtgtgtgtataaatatatatatgtatatttgtatatacatatatatatatctatatatatatatatccttgaaATAGACATACCATCAGAGACAACATTCAGAAGTAACTGATGTATTGGCATCTCTTTCTAATCTCTGATATGTGAGGTATATGGTACTAAATTACCTTTTCCCTGATGTTTGCCAAATTTGAATAAAGGCATTGGTACAAAATCACAGAATGTATAGGAAATGTTTTTGGcttgaaaaattaacaaatattttatgacataCCACAATATACTCTGCCCAAACCAGCACCCTATTTTTCCTGTTCTTTACGTCCCTTTTCCCCATCCCtacatcctcttttttttcttttttggtgtaaCACAATTCTTTTGTAGCATCATTACAATTGCAGTTCTATGACAATTGGACAATAGCAGCATGGAAACGGACTGGCATTAATAGTACAGTAGTCACCAGTGTGCCACATTTGCATTGGTAAatgcaaaatacacattttataaaggacaaattttgtgttatgtttttatttttattacattgtaTAATATTGTAAGATTATGTATGTCCTAATTTGCAttataaatgtttttttcctacgtaaaggcataaatatagcaacttTGTATAAAGGTAGCttattagatttttaattttgtcttttataaaaAATTGTCTAACAGTGGGACTAAAAAATTGTCTAACATTGCCAAATTGTAAATGAAATATGAATTTTACCCCCTATAGTTAATTTCGTTTATAAGCATTCCATATTTCTCTAATAAAAGACATAAGTGATACAGTACTATgcataaattgtattttaatgcTGTTTCATATcagcattttaaattttggtttgcatttttaatattggCAAAATTTACCACTGTTGATTAAACCTTGTTGTATATGTAACAACATCTTTTGCCCTCTAGCCCTCCCCACCCTTGTTCTCTATTTCTCCCTGTCAGTGCCAACTTCATACATTTTGTAGCATGgcaataaaatataacttttacaCTGAGGCCAAGTGTGGCTTTTTGGAGGATGTGGACATGGGAGGATTACCCTCTAGTTGTTCTTTGCATATGACTTTTTGCCATATAAGCCATGTTTCCAAGCATGAGGAAGTTATCTCGTATATGATGTGAATGTACTTTTAAGGACAAGTGTGAATGTgcttttaagcttaatttttGTCCTAACAAATAAgaactaattttttatttttggaaaagtcAGAGTTCTTGAAGTACAATCAAACCTTTATTAACTGGAGTACTTAAAGAATAAGCTAATAATTGAATTTAGTTCAACAACGGCTAagcaacactttttaaaaatccttatttatTGTAGAGTATTAATATACCAtcctaaaaattatatataaaatatggttTAATTTTATATGATTTAGCTTCTTGCAATGACTTACTGTTGTCATTCTGGCATAAATCTCCATGACGAGGTACTCAAGTTGATACTGGAAGCTGAGCTGACTATACACTAACCTTAAGCATTAGCGAAAAACTGCTTTGTTGAATAAAATCTGATCGGAGTTCTTATGGTTACTTCCCCCCTTATTGCCTAAAGTAGATTGCAATAAAACCCCAATAAAAGTTTGGTTGGATGCCTATTTAAAGTTTCACTGTATTTATACCTCACACATTTCTTGAAACTTTATAAGAGGTTTTATTCCTTAGTCTCATATCACTGCCTCCATTTTCAAAGTTCaaagtgaaatgaaattttaCGTATTTGACAGACTCTCACAGTTTTTATCTTCTTGGTCATTTAAACTAGTAGTACTCAGGGCTGGGACTCCAGACCTGTTTTTTGTCACTGAGTGGCACTGCAAAGCCTATTTCGGTATAGCTCAAGATGGAGATTATTTAAACAGTAAAGGGAATAGACAAGTCCACAAATGATTGGGTGCTTACTGTGTACCAGATACCATGGAACACAGAAATTGGTTAAGATGTGACAGAGACCACATCTTGCAAAACTTAGGTGTGTGTtctcagaaattaaaacctttttttggattatttctgtatttttcctttgagCTCCGTTGAAGACAGTAACTGTTCACATATTCTTATTTAATGAATGAGCACAAACTAGGTCCTGTGctagtaataaaaatagtaattctTGTTCTCAAAAGAATTTGTAGTTTAGAACAGCCCTTCTAACTGAGGGCAGTGCCCTTCCTCCCCCCAGAGGACTAAGCCCTAAGATATAAATTAGGTATAAGGAATTACCATCTCTGTGATACCTCTAGAATAGTAGTAGCTATATACTTAggagaactgaaaaaaattattccaatGCTGAATATGTGATGTGATAAAGGCACATACAAAGGAAGGGCATCTAACTCAGCCTGAGAATGGAGATTTTCGAGAAGGGCTTACAGGAGGTAATCCCTGAGGTGTTTGatgagggcaggaggggagaggatATCTTAGGGAGAAGAAATAccatgtgcaaaggcacagaggtgtaGAAAGATCACGATGTTCAGTGGTGGCCAAGGTTCCATATGCCTGGAGCATAGGATGCAAAGGCAGTCTGGGGGGAtagagaagggagaaatgagagACATCACATAGGTATAGAATGCGAAGGAGTTTCTGTTTTACTCAAAATGAGGTGAGACAATTTGAAGGGTTTAAACATTggagaaataacattttataaagatGACTGAAATCAATATGGAGGATAAAATAGAGGACATGGCACTTTAATAAGGCAGGGAGACTAAAATGGAAGCAAAACTGGATAAATGCTTTTTCAAAGGCATTGTTAAAGGAGTGTTTAGGTTATCTGTTGCTGTGCAACAAGCCACCTAAAAACTTGGTGTCTTAAAACAAATCATTTTGTTATTTCTCACATTGCTATAGATCACAGTAGGCAGGCTTATGGAACCCACCCCAAATTACAAAACTAATATATGGAAGAGTTGAAATCCAAACCCGCGCAGTCTGGTTCCTGAAGCTGTTTAGCCTCTGGCATACAAGAGTGACACCAAATGacacaggaaaggagg
This genomic interval carries:
- the FRS2 gene encoding fibroblast growth factor receptor substrate 2; translated protein: MGSCCSCPDKDTVPDNHRNKFKVINVDDDGNELGSGIMELTDTELILYTRKRDSVKWHYLCLRRYGYDSNLFSFESGRRCQTGQGIFAFKCARAEELFNMLQEIMQNNSINVVEEPVVERNNHQTELEVPRTPRTPTTPGFAAQNLPNGYPRYPSFGDASSHPSSRHPSVGSARLPSVGEESTHPLLVAEEQVHTYVNTTGVQEERKNRASVHVPLEARVSNAESNTPKEEPSNIEDRDPQILLEPEGVKFVLGPTPVQKQLMEKEKLEQLGRDQVSGSGANNMEWDTGYDSDERRDAPSVNKLVYENLNGLSLPSASGLRRGRLPSTSTSDTQNINNSAQRRTALLNYENLPSLPPVWEARKLSRDEDDNLGPKTPSLNGYHNNLDPMHNYVNTENVTVPASAHKIEYSRRRDCTPTVFNFDIRRPSLEHRQLNYIQVDLEGGSDSDNPQTPKTPTTPLPQTPTRRTELYAVIDIERTAAMSNLQKALPRDDGTSRKTRHNSTDLPM